One segment of Drosophila mauritiana strain mau12 chromosome 3R, ASM438214v1, whole genome shotgun sequence DNA contains the following:
- the LOC117144858 gene encoding enhancer of split m7 protein: MATKYEMSKTYQYRKVMKPLLERKRRARINKCLDELKDLMAECVAQTGDAKFEKADILEVTVQHLRKLKESKKQVPANPEQSFRAGYIRAANEVSRALASLPRVDVAFGTTLMTHLGMRLNQLEQPMEQPQAVNTPLSIVCGSSSSSSSYSSASSCSSISPVSSGYASDNESLLQISSPGQVWRPW, encoded by the coding sequence atgGCCACCAAATACGAGATGTCGAAAACCTATCAGTACCGCAAGGTGATGAAGCCCTTGCTGGAGCGGAAGCGTCGTGCCAGGATCAACAAGTGCCTGGACGAGCTCAAGGATCTGATGGCCGAGTGCGTTGCCCAGACTGGCGATGCCAAATTCGAGAAGGCCGACATCCTGGAAGTCACCGTGCAGCATCTCCGCAAGCTGAAAGAGTCTAAGAAGCAAGTTCCGGCCAATCCCGAACAGAGTTTCCGTGCTGGATACATCCGGGCAGCCAACGAAGTGTCCCGCGCCCTGGCCTCCCTTCCCCGAGTGGATGTGGCTTTTGGAACCACACTGATGACCCATCTGGGCATGCGTCTCAACCAACTGGAGCAGCCCATGGAACAACCGCAGGCCGTCAACACACCACTCAGTATCGTCTGTGGATCTAGCTCGAGCTCCAGCTCCTACTCCAGtgccagctcctgctcctccatcAGTCCCGTTTCCAGTGGATATGCCAGCGACAACGAGTCTCTGCTCCAGATCAGCAGCCCCGGACAGGTGTGGCGTCCCTGGTAA